In a single window of the Gemmatimonadota bacterium genome:
- a CDS encoding DNA polymerase III subunit alpha: MANSDGRSSRRAQECTARLSRSPALATPGLRPAADLERHFPDVPDAFAAAAVIAERCQYRIPIGRTIAPRHAEASDALQQLRSLAYEGALRRYGTIAPVTRDRLEHELAIIGMKGFADYFLVVRDIVLHGPTHCGRGSVANSIVSYCLGITHVEPLGAGLLFERFLNPARRDPPDIDLDFPWDERDRILAWVFRKHPRPRAAMVANHNCLRLAGALREVAKVFGRPAAEIRDITRRIPHFGSGEPVEELLASHPNFRGMRLPQGWDRITTLADSLVGTPRHLSLHPGGVVIVPGALTDVVPLEPAAKRLADAPDLTVPVIQFEKDGAEDAGLVKIDLLGNRSLAVIRDAIAMVHVNTGVQLDYTSQQAGNDPATRALFRTGDTLGVFYTESPASRMLNLKSQAESFELLVLNTSIIRPAANRFIQQYLERLHGMEYEPLHPSLRDTLAETFGVMVYQEDVVNVAHAFAGLDWSAADGLRKALAKKRPGKQLAAYFEEFVRGARTRGRDEASIITVWEMVLSFSGYSFCKGHSCSYIQVAQQSAYLRANHPAEFIAAVLSNEGGFYRSFAYVAEARRMGVAILPPCVNASAWRCTGHPDGMRVGLMFVKGLSRDGADQLLAARDACGPFTSLAELRARTALPPDDLRLLVKVGALDGIAGGMTRPQLLWVGDTTDRELAPGAGGLLTTPPPVPALRDYDTERKRRDAWALLGFCLDAHPMALHAEELTRFRLVKSSDLHRHVGKRVLMAGMYTTGKPVHTATHEPMQFVTFDDGDGLIECVLFPAVYRERAHVLFDQGPFIFRGVVEESFGALTVTISHLERLERMLARMGPRPPGSSEASMIDHR, encoded by the coding sequence ATGGCGAACAGCGACGGGCGCAGCAGCCGCCGGGCCCAGGAATGCACGGCGCGCCTCTCGCGGTCGCCCGCCCTCGCGACGCCTGGGCTCCGCCCCGCCGCCGATCTCGAACGCCACTTTCCCGACGTCCCCGACGCCTTCGCCGCGGCGGCCGTGATCGCCGAGCGCTGCCAGTATCGCATCCCGATCGGTCGCACGATTGCACCGCGCCACGCCGAGGCGAGCGATGCGCTGCAGCAGCTGCGGTCACTGGCCTACGAGGGCGCCCTGCGTCGCTACGGCACCATCGCGCCGGTGACACGCGATCGACTCGAGCACGAGCTCGCGATCATCGGGATGAAGGGCTTCGCCGACTATTTCCTGGTGGTGCGCGACATCGTCCTCCACGGCCCGACCCACTGCGGCCGCGGCTCGGTCGCGAACTCGATCGTCTCCTACTGCCTCGGCATCACCCACGTCGAGCCGCTCGGCGCGGGGCTGTTGTTCGAGCGCTTTCTCAATCCGGCGCGGCGCGATCCGCCCGACATCGACCTCGACTTCCCCTGGGACGAGCGCGACCGGATCCTCGCGTGGGTCTTCCGCAAGCATCCGCGGCCGCGCGCGGCGATGGTCGCCAACCACAACTGCCTCCGCCTCGCCGGCGCACTGCGCGAAGTCGCCAAGGTGTTCGGCCGTCCGGCCGCCGAGATCCGCGACATCACCCGGCGCATCCCCCATTTCGGCAGCGGTGAACCGGTCGAGGAGCTGCTCGCCTCGCATCCCAACTTCCGTGGCATGCGACTGCCGCAGGGATGGGACCGGATCACCACGCTGGCGGACAGCCTGGTCGGCACGCCGCGGCATCTCTCGCTGCATCCGGGCGGCGTGGTGATCGTCCCCGGCGCGCTCACCGACGTGGTGCCGCTCGAGCCCGCCGCGAAGCGGCTCGCCGATGCGCCGGACCTGACCGTGCCGGTGATCCAGTTCGAGAAGGACGGCGCCGAAGACGCCGGGCTCGTGAAGATCGACCTCCTCGGCAACCGCTCGCTCGCGGTGATCCGCGATGCGATCGCCATGGTCCACGTCAACACCGGCGTGCAACTCGACTACACCTCGCAGCAGGCCGGCAACGACCCCGCAACGCGCGCCCTCTTCCGCACCGGCGACACGCTCGGCGTCTTCTACACCGAGTCGCCCGCGAGCCGCATGCTCAACCTGAAGAGCCAGGCCGAATCGTTCGAACTGCTGGTGCTCAACACCAGCATCATCCGCCCCGCCGCCAATCGCTTCATCCAGCAGTACCTCGAACGGTTGCACGGAATGGAGTACGAGCCGCTGCATCCCTCGCTGCGCGACACCCTCGCCGAGACGTTCGGCGTGATGGTCTACCAGGAGGACGTGGTCAACGTCGCGCATGCCTTCGCCGGACTCGACTGGTCCGCGGCGGACGGCCTGCGCAAGGCGCTCGCGAAGAAGCGCCCGGGGAAACAGCTTGCCGCCTACTTCGAGGAGTTCGTGCGCGGCGCGCGGACGCGCGGGCGGGACGAGGCCAGCATCATCACCGTCTGGGAGATGGTGCTCTCCTTCTCCGGCTACTCCTTCTGCAAGGGCCACTCCTGCTCCTACATCCAGGTGGCGCAGCAGAGCGCCTACCTGCGCGCCAATCATCCGGCGGAATTCATCGCCGCGGTGCTCTCCAACGAGGGCGGCTTCTACCGCAGCTTTGCCTATGTCGCCGAGGCGCGGCGGATGGGCGTCGCCATTCTGCCCCCCTGCGTGAACGCCAGCGCCTGGCGCTGCACCGGCCACCCCGACGGGATGCGCGTCGGACTGATGTTCGTGAAGGGATTGTCGCGGGATGGCGCCGACCAGCTGCTCGCGGCACGCGACGCCTGCGGTCCCTTCACCTCGCTGGCGGAGCTGCGCGCCCGCACCGCCCTGCCGCCCGATGACCTCCGCCTCCTCGTGAAGGTGGGTGCGCTCGATGGGATCGCGGGTGGGATGACTCGGCCGCAACTGTTGTGGGTGGGCGATACGACCGACCGCGAGCTGGCACCTGGAGCGGGGGGGCTCCTCACGACGCCACCACCCGTCCCCGCGCTCCGCGATTACGACACCGAACGCAAACGACGCGATGCCTGGGCCCTGCTCGGCTTCTGCCTCGACGCGCATCCGATGGCGTTGCACGCCGAGGAACTCACCCGCTTCCGCCTGGTGAAGAGCAGCGACCTGCACCGGCACGTCGGCAAGCGGGTGCTGATGGCGGGGATGTACACCACCGGCAAGCCGGTGCACACGGCCAC
- a CDS encoding photosynthetic reaction center cytochrome c subunit: MVSSRTTLLGLASAALLVACHQTPAATPAPAAPAPARPAPPAAGAPNTPGQPGQPGGGRGGPRPSPDSLIKLRAGVLKTVAASIAGRENEPAEVVFKNIQVLKGKTAAEVLTTMESYSNALTAQCTTCHVAGSWADESRQNKSRARIMQTMVNAINADHIPKMQMSGAAQVTCMTCHRGLRTPNQAIDAGLQKQNEVAKP; the protein is encoded by the coding sequence ATGGTCTCTTCGCGCACGACGCTCCTCGGACTCGCCTCCGCCGCACTCCTCGTGGCCTGCCACCAGACCCCGGCCGCGACGCCGGCACCTGCAGCGCCGGCTCCCGCGCGCCCGGCGCCGCCAGCAGCAGGTGCCCCGAACACTCCCGGCCAGCCTGGTCAGCCCGGCGGCGGTCGCGGCGGTCCGCGCCCCTCACCTGACTCGCTGATCAAGCTCCGCGCGGGCGTGCTGAAGACGGTCGCCGCGTCGATCGCCGGCCGCGAGAACGAGCCCGCCGAGGTGGTCTTCAAGAACATTCAGGTACTGAAGGGGAAGACCGCGGCCGAGGTGCTCACCACGATGGAGAGCTACTCCAACGCCCTGACGGCGCAATGCACCACCTGTCATGTCGCCGGCAGCTGGGCCGACGAGTCGCGCCAGAACAAGTCGCGTGCGCGGATCATGCAGACGATGGTGAACGCCATCAACGCCGACCACATCCCGAAGATGCAGATGTCGGGCGCGGCGCAGGTGACCTGCATGACGTGCCATCGCGGCCTGCGCACGCCGAATCAGGCGATCGACGCGGGGCTGCAGAAGCAGAACGAGGTGGCGAAGCCGTAA
- a CDS encoding DUF1697 domain-containing protein, with product MPSVAFLRAINVGGRQVAMAPLRALFESLGFSEVSTYIASGNVRFGGRGRGAALEARIEAALEEEFGFVVETFVRSEAELQAVLDSVPFSEAEVAEAHALMVAFLKGPVSPEVAQAVAALSTPVQRFRVIGRELYWLRVTRESEPKVERAVDKLLKPMTGRNVRTIAALAT from the coding sequence ATGCCCTCCGTCGCCTTCCTCCGCGCCATCAACGTCGGCGGCCGCCAGGTCGCCATGGCCCCGCTGCGTGCCCTCTTCGAGTCCCTCGGCTTCAGCGAGGTCTCGACCTACATCGCCAGCGGCAACGTCCGCTTTGGTGGGCGGGGGCGCGGAGCGGCGCTCGAAGCGAGGATCGAGGCGGCCCTCGAGGAGGAATTCGGGTTCGTGGTGGAGACCTTCGTCCGAAGCGAAGCGGAACTGCAGGCAGTCCTCGACAGCGTGCCGTTCTCGGAAGCCGAGGTGGCCGAAGCCCATGCGCTGATGGTGGCCTTCCTGAAGGGGCCGGTGAGTCCGGAGGTCGCCCAGGCGGTGGCAGCGCTGAGCACACCGGTCCAGCGCTTCCGCGTGATCGGACGAGAGTTGTACTGGTTGCGGGTCACCCGCGAGAGCGAGCCGAAGGTCGAGCGGGCGGTGGACAAGCTCCTCAAGCCGATGACCGGGCGCAACGTGCGGACCATCGCGGCGCTGGCCACTTAA
- a CDS encoding DNA-3-methyladenine glycosylase I: MSYCTIAPGHPVHGSYHDTEYGFPLRDDAGLFERLILEINQAGLSWETILKKREGFRRAYDGFDPHVVAGYGEVDRNRLLADAGIIRNRLKVDAAIHNAQRVVALIAEHGSFAAWLDAQGPLDKPQWVKLMKREFKFMGGEIVGEFLMSIGRLPGAHVEECPIGGRRAG, from the coding sequence ATGTCCTACTGCACCATCGCGCCAGGCCACCCGGTCCACGGCTCGTACCACGACACCGAATATGGCTTCCCACTCCGCGACGACGCCGGGCTCTTCGAGCGCCTCATCCTCGAAATCAATCAGGCCGGGCTGTCGTGGGAGACCATCCTGAAGAAGCGCGAGGGTTTCCGGCGCGCCTACGACGGTTTCGACCCGCACGTCGTCGCCGGCTACGGCGAGGTCGATCGCAACCGTCTCCTCGCCGACGCCGGCATCATCCGCAATCGCCTCAAGGTCGACGCCGCCATCCACAACGCGCAGCGCGTGGTGGCCCTCATCGCCGAGCATGGTTCCTTCGCGGCGTGGCTCGACGCGCAGGGTCCTCTCGACAAGCCGCAGTGGGTCAAGCTCATGAAGCGCGAGTTCAAGTTCATGGGCGGCGAGATCGTCGGCGAGTTCCTGATGAGCATCGGGCGACTGCCGGGGGCGCACGTGGAGGAGTGTCCCATCGGGGGGAGGAGAGCTGGGTAG
- a CDS encoding cytochrome-c peroxidase, whose translation MPTTSIVRAARGASCWSLLLVILTGCGSDGTPTIPESPVVVVTPPPAPTPVTFAGVTAALTINPAQLPNYAAPALPPHYAGLIGSNTDNGRNAPVTDAGATLGRVLFYDRQLSLNNTKSCASCHAQASGFSDEAQLSVGFEGGLTGAHSMRLVNARFYGPGNFFWDRRAATLEAQTIEPIQNAVEMGFDAAHGGLAAVNVRLQGLAYYRELFALVYGDSTVTTDRMQRAMAQYVRSILSTSSRWDTGYAQVFNPGLPDRGVNTPIPTFTAQENRGRELFFTAPPQGGAGCAACHVAPTFALAGNSLSNGLDAGETRIFKSPSLKSSGVPGRFMHDGRFSTLDQVVAHYNNGVQDGPALDQRLRGPGGTPLRLNLNAGDRAALVAFLQTLTDTQLAGDAKFGDPFKR comes from the coding sequence ATGCCCACCACATCCATCGTTCGAGCGGCGCGCGGCGCCTCGTGCTGGTCGTTGCTCCTCGTCATCCTGACGGGATGCGGCAGCGACGGCACCCCCACCATCCCCGAATCGCCGGTCGTGGTCGTCACTCCACCGCCAGCTCCGACGCCGGTCACGTTCGCGGGGGTGACCGCCGCATTGACGATCAATCCGGCACAACTCCCCAACTACGCGGCGCCGGCACTCCCGCCACACTATGCCGGGCTGATCGGGAGCAACACGGACAATGGCCGCAACGCGCCGGTGACCGATGCGGGCGCCACGCTCGGCCGGGTGCTGTTCTATGACCGGCAACTGAGCCTCAACAACACCAAGTCGTGCGCGTCGTGCCATGCGCAAGCGAGCGGCTTCAGCGACGAGGCCCAATTGTCGGTGGGCTTCGAGGGCGGACTCACCGGTGCCCATTCAATGCGGCTGGTGAATGCCCGCTTCTACGGCCCGGGCAACTTCTTCTGGGATCGTCGCGCGGCGACCCTCGAGGCACAGACGATCGAGCCGATCCAGAACGCCGTCGAGATGGGCTTCGATGCCGCCCATGGCGGCCTCGCCGCAGTGAACGTGCGGCTGCAGGGACTCGCGTACTATCGCGAGCTGTTCGCCCTCGTCTACGGCGACTCCACCGTGACCACCGATCGGATGCAGCGGGCGATGGCGCAGTACGTGCGCAGCATCCTCTCGACGTCGAGCCGGTGGGACACGGGATACGCGCAGGTCTTCAATCCCGGCCTGCCGGATCGCGGCGTCAACACGCCGATCCCGACCTTCACGGCGCAGGAGAACCGCGGGCGCGAGCTCTTCTTCACCGCACCGCCCCAGGGCGGCGCCGGGTGCGCCGCCTGCCATGTCGCGCCGACCTTCGCGCTCGCCGGCAACTCGTTGAGCAACGGCCTCGACGCCGGCGAAACCCGGATCTTCAAGTCGCCATCGCTCAAGAGCAGTGGCGTGCCGGGCCGCTTCATGCACGACGGACGCTTCAGCACGCTCGATCAGGTGGTGGCGCACTACAACAACGGGGTGCAGGACGGACCGGCGCTCGACCAGCGCCTCCGTGGCCCCGGCGGAACGCCGCTGCGGCTCAACCTGAATGCCGGCGATCGCGCCGCGCTGGTCGCCTTCCTGCAGACGCTGACGGATACGCAGCTGGCGGGTGATGCGAAGTTTGGGGATCCATTCAAGCGGTAG
- a CDS encoding GNAT family N-acetyltransferase — MTSTPIARRATPADLPEIRRVVNLAYQVEAFFIEGDRITPAELLERFSRTGAEFLVVDRADADGLVAVVHFENRGDHGWFGLLAVDPAGQGAGHARTLIDAMEARCLQLGLPRLQLEMVDLRLELPAFYAKFGFAEVARKPFPNGEKLKMAAEMIVLGKFVSRNQ, encoded by the coding sequence ATGACCAGTACCCCGATCGCACGTCGAGCTACCCCGGCGGACCTGCCCGAGATCCGCCGCGTCGTGAACCTCGCCTATCAGGTCGAGGCCTTCTTCATCGAGGGCGACCGCATCACGCCAGCGGAACTGCTGGAGCGCTTCTCGCGCACCGGGGCCGAATTCCTGGTCGTGGACCGGGCCGACGCCGACGGCCTCGTTGCGGTGGTGCACTTCGAGAACCGCGGCGATCATGGCTGGTTCGGGCTCCTCGCCGTCGACCCCGCCGGCCAAGGGGCGGGCCATGCGCGCACCCTGATCGACGCCATGGAGGCCCGCTGCCTCCAGCTCGGCCTCCCCAGGCTCCAGCTCGAGATGGTCGACCTGCGCCTGGAATTGCCGGCCTTCTATGCGAAGTTCGGCTTCGCCGAGGTGGCGCGGAAGCCGTTCCCGAACGGCGAGAAGCTGAAGATGGCTGCGGAGATGATTGTGTTGGGGAAGTTCGTGAGTCGTAACCAGTAA